From the genome of Psychrobacter sp. M13:
ATTCTTCTATCACTCAAAACAAATCATTAAAACTAAAGGCTATAAATAATGGCCTTTAGTTTTAAATAAAATTTATAATAATAAGAGACCTCTTATGACCCGAATTGAAAGCACTTTTGAAACTCTAAAATCACAAAATAAAAAAGCCCTGATTCCTTATGTAATGGCAGGCGATCCTAATCCGACCACTACTGTAGGTCTGTTGCACGACTTAGTGAAACACGGCGCAGATATGATCGAAGTTGGTCTGCCATTCTCTGACCCTATGGCGGATGGCCCAACCGTTGCCTTGGCAGGCGAGCGCGCCTTAGCAGCAGGTACCAGCACTCGTGAAGCCTTAAACATGGTCGCTGAGTTTCGCAGGCAAGATACGCAAACGCCTATTATTCTTATGGGTTATCTAAATCCTGTTGAAATCATCGGTTACGATAACTTTGTCGCACTATGTGAGCGCTCAGGCGTTGATGGTATTTTGATGGTTGACTTGCCACCAGCGGAGGCGGGTAGCTTTACTCAGCATCTAACCGAGCACTCGATGAATGAGATATTTCTATTATCACCGACCACTTTAGCGGAGCGTCGCCAGCAAGTATTGACCCATTGTGGCGGTTATATCTATTACGTATCACTCAAAGGCGTAACGGGTTCTGCAACACTAGATACTGACGATGTCGCCACTCAAGTACAGGCGATCAAAGCGGAGACCGATCTGCCTGTTTGCGTAGGCTTTGGTATTCGTGATGGCGCTTCGGCCAAAGCGATTGGCGAGCATGCTGATGGTATTATCGTCGGTAGCGCTTTAGTGCAGAACTTTGCTGATATCGATGCCAATGATGCTAATGCTGTAGCGGCTGCCCAACAGCGCATTATGACAAAAATGGATGAACTGCGCACTGCGCTGGATAGTTTATAGCTCATAGACCATAAATGACTTTGCTAAATTTAGTTTACGTGTGTAAACTAATGTGATGTATAAATATTCATTATTAAATTAGACTATATTTGTCACAGGCAGGATGCACAATAACTGACGCAAATATAATGGTATATCCAAATACTCACTACACTTCTAAAATTAGCTATTAGGGATAAGCGTTTTTAAGCTCAATAGCCTTAGACGATGGCAAATAATATGACTGATACGATAAATAAATCTGAAACTCAAGACGATAGCGCCACTGATGCGACTGCTACGCAAGCAGGTCACTCTTGGTTTAATCGTCCTGTACCTGGTGTTAAACAACAATTAATGGCGCCTTTGACAGCGGTTGAGACTGAACCATCAACCAAATGTAGCAATTGTCATTCGGTCATTACTAATACAGCGCTGATATTTAACTGCTACGTTTGCCCCATTTGCGATCATCATCTGCCTATGTCGGCTCGTGAGCGCTTGCAATGGTTCTTAGATGAAGTCGATGGCGAGCTTGGGCAGGAATTTACCGCCAAAGATCCGTTACGCTTTGTCGATAGTAAGCCTTATCCAGCGCGGATGGAGGAAGCACAAGCTAAGACGGGTGAGACCGAAGCGCTAATCGTATTGCATGGTAAGCTACGCAATATTGAAGTCGTCGCTTGTGCGTTTGACTTCAAGTTTATGGGCGGCTCAATGGGCTCAGTGGTTGGCGATAGATTTGTACAAGCGGCTGAAAAGTCTTTAGCCGATCGTAAACCTTTAATCTGTTTTGCGGCCTCTGGTGGCGCACGTATGCAAGAGGGTATTTTATCCTTAATGCAGATGGCGCGTACTGCTGCGGCTGTTGAGCGCTTAAGATTGGCAGGTGTTCCTTATATCGTCGTGTTGACCAACCCTGTTTATGGTGGTGTTACTGCGTCATTAGCTATGCTAGGTGATATTCATCTAGCAGAGCCAAAAGCGATGATAGGTTTTGCAGGTAAGCGCGTGATTGAGCAAACTGTACGCGAAACCTTGGAAGAGCCGTTCCAACGTGCTGAGTTCTTATTAGAGCATGGTGTGGTCGATGAAGTGGTGCATCGTCATCAGCTGGTCGATACGACTTATCGTTTATTGGCTAAACTATGCCATCAGCCTAACGTTGACGCTTAGCCTATAATTGAACACGTCCTAAGCTCTCTAAAAGCATTTATCAATGATTGGTAAATGCTTTTTTTTATGGTAACAACATATCCAAAAATAATATCAATGAGCAGTTTCCATAATTTATTAGCCATATGAATAGACAGCAACTCAATAGGTAATAACTTCTAACTGGGCTTTATATTTTGGTTTTTAGCCCGTTTGTTATACACTGAGCTAATACTTTTAATGCTGTTGTTACCTTCTCTTTTATTTAGGTTTTATTCATGTCCTTGCCTCTCCATCCTGATAGTACTCCTGACACGCCCAAACTTGACGCCAATTTGAGCGAATGGCTCAATTATATGCAGCAGATCCATGTGTCAGCGATAGATATGGGGCTGGCGCGTGTATTACCAGTAGCAGAGTCTTTAGGGCTAGTGCAGTCTGCCAAAGACGATGCTTTTGTATTTACCGTCGCTGGTACTAATGGCAAGGGTTCAACCACTGCTGTTATTAGCGCACTGTGTCAGGCAGCAGGCTATAAGACCGCCCTGTATCAGTCGCCGCATCTCAGCCAGTTCAATGAGCGTATACGTATCGATGGTGAGATGGTTAGTGACAGAACCTTGATTGATGCCTTTAATAAGGTAGAAGCAGCACGCTTAACATGCGCATTGACTCTATCGTTTTTTGAGATGACGACATTAGCGGCTTTGTTAATATTCGCTGAAGCTAATTGTGACGTTTGGGTGTTGGAGGTAGGGCTTGGTGGACGCTTGGATGTGGTCAATATTATCGATGCAGATATGGCAGTGATTACCAATATCGGCATCGATCATGTCGATTGGTTAGGAGATAACCTTGAGGCCATAGGTCGTGAGAAAGCGGGTATTTTACGCGATGATATTACGCTGATTTATGGTTCTACTGAGATGCCAAACAGCGTACAGCAGCTCATTGATGAGCATCGAGCGACTTGTTATCAAGTGAGTAAAGACTTTAGCTTTCAGGCTCAAGATAAAGATACTTGGCACTATAGCAACGCTGCACTCACATTACAGTTACCGCGACCGGCACTTTCGCTCACTAATACTGCCAACGCCTTATCAGCAGTATTGGCCAGTCCGCTCAATGTCGATATCGATGCGATTGAGCGAGCATTGACGACTGTTAAATTAGCAGGCCGCTTTGACTATCGAGAGATTAGAGATCGTCACTGGCTGTTCGATGTGGCGCACAATGAACAAGGGGTTGAGTTTCTATTAGCGCAGCTAGTGCCTTTGTGGCAGCAGCATCTTGCTGATATCAATAGCGCTCAGCAAGATGCTGCTGATGTCAAAGAATCTAACATCAAGATACTCTTCTCCATGCTAGCGGATAAAGATATTAATAGGGTAGTCGAGCAACTCACCCAAGCCCATTTGCCGATTACTGACTGGTATATTGGCGAGATTGATTATCCGCGTGCCGCGTCTATAGAGCAGTTAGAGACTGTAGTAGCGTCTTATGTTGATAAGAGTAACTGTCATGCATTTGCTAATTTGCCACAAGCGACAGCGGCGGTTATAGCCAATAGTCAACCGCAAGACTTGATAGTCGTATGCGGCTCATTTCATACGATTGGCGAGACGCTAACAGCGCTTGCAGCCGATTAAAAGATGCGATAGTTAAAATAAATTAAAATGAATAATAAGCAGACAAAAACAGGGCGATAGCAGACAGCGTCAAAAATATGTTTTATAATCAAAACAATAGCAAAATGTGCTGATCAACCATTTATCAACTAAGAGATGTGAGAAGATGAACTTTTCGAGACAAGCCTTATTGGGCATTGGGATGATACTTGGCGGCAGCGTCATGCTATATGCGATGGTGCAGCAAATCGGCGCAAGTGATGAGCAGGCATCTGCGCCTGTTGTAGTTGAACAAGCAGAGGTTGCTCCAGCCACATCAAGGCCTCTGACCACTGATATCGATACCGAAACACGACTCTTAGCACAAAAGCAACAAGAGCGCATCGCCCGCATTAAAGCTCAGGAGGAACGTGCTGAGCAGTTTTTGACAGAGCAAGAGTCTGCTGAGGCGCAAGCATTAGCCAAAGCAAGAGCTGAAAACCAACGTTATCTTGATAACACTACGCCAGCAGTTGAAATTGATAGCGACGAAGCAAGTGTCGCCACTCAGACCGCTATTGCCACTCCCCAAGTTCAGCCGCGAATTGATAAAGTTGAGCCACCGGTTACTCCTAAACCTAGTGCTAGTACTAATGCCAGTAATAATGCCAGTACTACCAATGACGAGGTGCAAAAAGCGGCACAAGCTAAACAAGCTGCTGCTAAAAAGAGTGCTGAGGATGCGGCAAAGAAAACAGCACAGTTAAAAAAACAAGCGGATGCTGAGCTTGCCGCTACTAAAAAAGCCGCTCAAAAAGAGGCGGACGCTCAAAAAAAGGCCAAACGAAAAGCTGAAGATGACAAAAAGGCGGCTGAAGTTGCCAAAACTGAGCCACCCAAAGCGCCTACTGATTATAAAGTCCAATCTGGCGATGGTTTAATAAAACTGGCTCGAGAATACAATGTACCTGTTGCCGCTCTAGCACAGGCTAACAATACCTCACCGTCAGCATCGCTAAAGCTTGGGCAAACCATCACTATCCCCTCTCGTAAACAAGTTCAACGTTTAGAGCGAGAGGCTGCAGAAGCCGAAAAAGCGCGTGCCGCTGAACAAGCCAAAGCTGAAAAATCAGCGAAAGATAGACGTGAGGCGCAGCAAAAATTGCGCGAAGCCCGCAAAGAGGTGAAAGAGACCGATGCTAAAGGTAGTTTTGGCGTGCAAGTGTCATTGGCAAGCAATCAGGCAAAAGCGGATGAAGTCGCTAAGAAGTTTAAGGCGGCAGGTTATGATGTAAAAACCAGTGCAACCAGTCGCGGTGTACGTGTTGTTGTCGGCCCTGAACGTGGCAAAATAGCCGCACTGGCGCTAAAAGATAAAGTGAACAGTGATCCCAAAGTTGATACGACGGGTGCTTGGGTACTCTACTGGTAGTTAGTAACTGAGTTGATCATTACCTGATTATTTTTGATTAAAAAAATCTTTTAAAACACGACATTTATTGTCGTGTTTTATCGTTTATGGATTGCCGATCACCATGGGCTTAGCTACTATAGGCGCCACTAATATAAGCGCAATCATATAAGCAAAACTACTCACTATATCCTATAAGCGTAGTCGCCGATACAGACTGCTGCGCTGTGATTACTATTTTGCTCGCAATCACTCTACATTTTTTATAAGGCAGAACTATGTCACTTGGCGTTATATTTTTAATATTAGCCGGAGCCTTCTTGGTGCTAATTATACTGCCAAAAGTATTAAAAAGCCGTCCTGCTAATAAAGAGCCAGATCCACAGCCCGTTCGCGGTGATGATTTGGCTATCTGGCCATTTACGCCTATGCCTATTATGACTGATACTGAGGTTATATTTTTTCATAAGCTGCAAAATGCGCTACCTGAGTATCACATTTTTGTGCAAGTACAGCTATCGCGTATTATAGAAGCCAATAGTGACGAGGCAAGCGAGCGCAGCTTTTGGTTTAATCGTATCTGTCGCCAAAGCGTCGATTATGTCATTACTGATATCGATGGGCAGACCACTTTAGTCGCGATCGAGCTGGATGACTGGACGCACAGTAGTAAATCAAGACAAAAGGCTGATGACAAAAAAGATAAAGCACTCGCCAGCGCAGGTATTGCTATCGTACGCTTTCATGCTGAGCGAATGCCCAGCGCTGATATGCTCAGATATGAGATTATGCAGGTTATAGAAACGTACTAAAAAGTATCGAGCCGTATTAAAAAATATTGAGAGTTATTGATTTAGAATTAAGTTTTTGCATGAAGCTTCTAGAGCCAATTGTCGCTATGACCAGATACATGCGGATGAATAACAATAGCTCTGTCACCATAAAAGTATAACCCTGTTACTAGCGACTGCTCATCTACCCAGTCCACTGACGGCAGGCGCTCATCATAAAAGCTGCGTTTGGTAAACCATTCTACATAAGTCGCTTGACGTAAATTATTGGTATCAAGGGTTGCTAGAGTGGCGTTATCTTGCTTATCACACCACCTGTGCAGTGGAAAATCTTTCGCTAACCAGTCAGGATAAATAAAGTCAGTATTATGAATCGGCAAGAAAAAACGCCCTTTAATCACTGCATAACGCTTATCAATTTTGACCCGTCCACGATTCTCAGTATCAGTATCAGTATCAGTATCAACCCAAACTGATCGAAACTGTTTAGTCTGCATATGTGTCATTTTACGCTGTAGATTATCATTGGAGTTGATGCCGACCCAACTTGATGGGACAAACGGCGCTGATCCCATAAAGAACTTAATCGCAAGTTCCCAATGTTCAGTGAGCTTGTCTCGATGATTATATAAAATCAAATCCAGCTCACCAATGGTTTGCTTGCCCTGATACAACTGTACGTTACTCGCCAGCATCTCATGAGCATGTAGCCCATGGGTATAGCCATCAGTTAGCCAAAATGATAATAAGCCCTCAAAGTGAAAGCCCAAGCGTTTCGGACTTGGTCGCCTTATCAAATAGCGGGTTAGCTGTTGGTAGGCGGTAGTATTATCCAGCTCATGCAGGCGCTGTTGATAGGCCTCAAACTGAGTCAACCAAAACTCGCTACTGTGAACTTCAATGGTATGAGTATTTTGTTGAGGGGAGAAGTCAATCCAGCGCGTCAAGACATCAGGGCAGGCAAGCACATAAGCCAAATCACGAACGTACGGACGCTTAAATTGCTCCCAAGGGGCTTCGTTAGCGAGAGTAGAAGAAGAGAATAGAAGGGCAGAATCGGACATAACGTATATCATATAAGGTTACAGAACATTCACCCTAACTGCTGGCTCGGTAAAAGTCTATAGACAGTTACACCCTTTTTACTAAAGCTACTAGCTAGCTTTTATATATGATTAGCGCTATATTATATTAAATTTTTGGTTAGCGATTAATGGGTTTATGGCAGATAATTTACACTCTATAGATGAAAAATCTAATGCTCATACTGGCTCTGAGGTTGTAGATCCATTTGACCACAACCATCTTTGGCATCCCTATTCAACCCTGCCGCCAGCTTATCCGAATGTCATTATCGAGCGCTGCAATGGCGTTTATCTTTATACTAAATCTGGCGAGCAGCTCATAGATGGCATGTCGTCGTGGTGGGCTTGTGTTCATGGATATAATCATCCCAAATTAAATCATGCTATTCATGAGCAATTAGCTAAGATGTCTCATGTTATGTTTGGCGGTCTTACGCACCAACCCGCCATAGATTTAGGTAAAAAACTGCTCTCCATTGTACCTCAAGGTCTGGATGCTATTTTTTATGCAGACAGCGGTAGTATCTCCGTTGAGGTCGCATTAAAGATGGCAATGCAATACCAATTAGCTAAAAACAAACCTGAAAAAAACAAAATTGCCACGACCTACTCTGGATATTATGGGGACACTTGGCATGCTATGAGCATCTGCGATCCTGTCTGTGGCATGCACAGCATCTATGGTAGTCAATTACCCGTACAGTTATTCACAGACAAGCCTATTGAAGGGTTTAAGAGTGAGATGACAGGGAGTGAGAGCGATAAACTGGCTCAATTCTTTGAAGAAAACCATGATGGTATGGCCGCATTTATCATCGAGCCTATCGTGCAAGGTGCTGGCGGTATGCGTTTTTATAGTCCTCAGTATCTACAGTTGCTACGTCAGCTGTGTAGTCAATATGATGTGCTTATGATCGCCGATGAAATTGCAACGGGCTTTGGACGTACGGGCAAAATGTTTGCCTGTGAGCATGCCTCTATATCACCAGATATTATGACCGTTGGGAAAGCACTAACAGGCGGTTATATGACGTTTGCAGCGACGCTGTGCCAATGTTATGTAGCGGATATTATTGCCAATAGTCGTTATGCTGCATTGATGCATGGCCCGACCTTTATGGGTAACCCGTTAGCTTGCTCAGTAGCTATTGCTTCACTAGATTTGCTCATTGAGCATGACTATCCTGCTCGAGCTAGACAAATACAGCACTATCTACAGTCGCATCTATCTGAAGTAGCAGACTACTCTGAAGTAGCAGATGTTCGTATACTAGGTGCTATCGGTGTGATTGAACTAAAAGAAACCATTGATATGCCTAAGTTTCAAAAACTTTTGCTCATCAATAAAATTTGGGTAAGACCTTTTGGTAAACTGATTTATATCATGCCACCGATCATCATGACTGAATCAGAAATAGCCAAACTATGTTGCCGATTAAAAGCAGTGATTAGGCAGTACTTAGCTTTGGGTGCTGATTAATTTTACTTTATAAATGTGATATAAGACGGGTGCAGTCCTCTACGGTTAGCTTAGCGTTCATCACCATTCGAATACGAGCGGTGCCTACAGGTACGGTAGGTGGGCGGATTGGCAGCACATAAAATCCAGCATCTCGCAGCTCTCGCGCCTTATTTACAGCACTTGCATTATCTCCTGTTATAAAGGGAATGATAGGAGACTGATAGCACGCAGTTGAACCACCCTCTATAGCCTCTACCAATTGCAATGATAGCTGGGCAAGATGAGTACGTAAATGGTGCAGCGAAGGCATTTTTGCGAGTATAAACCTTGTCCAGCTATGGGTAATAGGAGGTAGTGCGGTGCTAAATATGAAGGAGCGCATTTGATTGATCAACCAGTGCCTAACCTTTTCATCACAAATGATATAAGCGCCCATCGAAGCAAACGCTTTGCCAAAGGTACCTACTAGATAGTCTATGGCTTCTAATGTTTGGGTCTCCTCGCTCAAACCTAGTCCGTTTCGACCTAAAACGCCAACCGCATGTGCCTCATCGACATACAATTCAATGCGAGGATCACACGCTTTTAGCTCGACTAATGCCTTTAAATCCGCACGATCGCCGTCCATGCTAAAGATGCTCTCGGTGACAATGATAATGCGTTCAATAGAAGTATCCGCGCTCTCAATGATAGACGCTAAATGCTCTAAGTCATTATGGCGATATCTCTGTTTAGCACACTGCTTATTACTGATCAGACGTATCCCGTCAATGATACTGGCATGAATGAGCTCGTCAGATAAAATGAGAGTGTGAAGGGGCAGCTTAGCGAGGGCAGGTAAAATTCCAATATTGGCATGATAGCCGCTATTCATTACTAATACAGATTTTGTCGAGGTTTGTCGTTGCTGTGGCGATAAGGCAAGTTGGTACCACTGTAGTAATTCTTCTTCAAGCAGTTGCAACTGTTCATGATTACCGGTTAGCAAACGAGAGGAGGTAGATCCCATGCTCGGTAACAGTGAGTCAGGTAGCGCTTGCAGTTGATCTAAAAACTGTGTTTGCAGACGGGTGTCACTACCTAAACCTAAGTAATCATTACTCGAGATATTCAGTAATGAGTTATCATTAGATATGATCCACTGGTCTCTATGCTTAATAATAGGAAGCTTTCGATATTGATCCTTAGCATTTAGCTCATCTAAGTGATCACTGACGCTTGTAAGCGTTGGTCCTGTCATAAAGCCGTCCTAAATTGATAAAATACTAAAGTAAATTGAAAAACAGCTCTAAAGTCTGTTTGCTATTTGATCACAGCACTGACAACGACTATCTTTGAGACGTTTTAGAGATTGAGCTTTGAGTATTCTAAAGATAAGAATAATAAGAGTAGTTATTCTAACTCGATATCCTTCTCAATGAAACGATATTAAAGAATTAACGTCTATCCTATCAAAACTAAAATCTTAAATTGAGGAACAGTAAGTATGACAGTACTATTTATAAGTGGTATTGATACAGATATAGGTAAAACAATAGCGACAGGACAGTTAGCAAAAGCTCTGTATCAACAGGGATGTAAGGTAATTACGCAAAAACTGGTACAGACAGGATGTCACGATATTGCAGAAGATCTGATTGTTCATAGAAAGATGATGGGAATGCCGTTGCAAAGGGCAGATAAGGATGGGACAACTTGCCCTTATGTATTTAGAAAACCAGCTTCACCGCATTTATCATCAGCTCTAGAGCACACTGTAATTGACCCTGAGCTTATTACTACTGCAACGAATAAACTCTTAACAGAGTATGATATTGTGCTTTTAGAAGGTGCTGGCGGGCTTATGGTGCCGATTACTCCTTCATTATTGAGCTTAGATTATATTGCCAAGCTAGGCTATCCTATTGTTTTAGTCACCTCGGGTAGACTCGGCAGTATCAATCATACCCTGCTGAGCATTGAGGCAATAGAGAGTCGCTCGTTGAGCCTGCACGCGGTGATATATAATCAATGGCAGCCTGGTAATTCTGACAATGACGACTCATCTTATAAGAAAGATGATGAGATCGTCGATAGTACCAGACAATATCTATATCAGTATCTGCAAGCTAAACACCCGCAAGCCTATTGGGTTGATCTGCCTGATGGCTCATCTGATCAGCACGTTCAAGCTGCCAATAGTGATATTCGTTTTTCACTGGCAAACTATGTAAAAGTATTTGAATAGAGCGCGGTAAAACTACACTCTTACATGGAGCGCTATGTAGAGTGTTAAGCTTGAATTTTAAAAAATGGAGCAAAATATGCAATACCTTTTACAGATGGACTTTCCCTATACTGGCCCTTTCGGTGACGATTTTTACAAGCAAATGAAAGATCTAGCTGAAGACATCGTTACCGAGAAAGGTTTGGTTTATAAGCTATGGACTGAAAACCAAGAGACTCAAGAGGCAGGTGGTATTTATGTTTTTGATAATTTGGATGACGCTAATAGATATCTGGCTAAGCATACAGAGCGTTTAGAATCATTTGGCTTTACTGATATTAGTGCCAAGACTTTTATTATTAATGAAGAGTTGAGCGCTATTACTAAAGCGTCTGTTTAACGTTTAGCTGACAATAATTAATAATAGAAAAGCCAGCTCTTGGATTAGGGGCTGGCTCTTAAAAAGATAGCAGATAATAATGGCAATGTTTCAGCGACGGCAAAGCAGCTTGGTATCGCCATGCAGACCTTATATTAATTGCTACTAATTTTTTAGATTTCCATATTATCGATATGGTACTGTAAAATTTTTATTTGTATCTCCGCAATTCTAATAACTGATTTTAAAACTTTAGTATCTTCTGGGTCGCTCCAATTAAGTTCTGCATCAGCTGACTCCTTAGCGGCCTTGAACCATTTCATAGCTTCATTATAATCTTTTGGTGTTCCTATCCCCATACTATGCATAAAACCCAGATCTAATTGAGCAGGAGCATAAGCATAATCTAAAGAAGCGGCGGCTTTTGTCAGTGCATAAGCTTTAGGGAGATCACGAGGCTTACCCTGATTCCACATGTATTTTTTGGCAAGTGCTAACTGGCTACGCTCTAAGTAATAATGATCTTTAGGTGATGTCCCAAAAACATTATATTCGGCCTGAGATGTCCTATAGCCCACCTCATAAGCCTTGCTAAGTAAGTCAATGGCTTCTTCATAATCCTGTTCTACTCCTAATCCTTTGCTATACATAGCTCCAAGGGCGTATTGTGCTCCCCCATAGTTTTGATCAGCTGACCTTCGATACCATTTAGCGGCTTCTTCATAATCCTGTTCTACTCCTAATCCTTCGCTATACATGTCTCCAAGACGGCTTTGGGCCCTATCATTACCCTGATTTGCTGCTTTTCTATACCAAAATAGTGCTTTCTCGTAGTCTTGGTCTACACAAACGCCATGTTGATAACCATACCCTGAAATTAATTGCGCAAAATCGATACCTTGCTCAGCGAGAGGAATAGCTTTTACACACTTCTCCTTTTCATAATTTATGATACCCATATCAGACATATCTCTACTTAATTCTTCTTCTAAGTCACCTATAAACCACTTAGGATACGCATTATATTCTGTACTCCATGTTACTCGATCCGTTCTATTCGTCTGATCATAATCAGCCAGTGTTGGAACTGATACAAAACAAGTTAAAACTAAAGCTGAAAATTTAATTGAGCGCATAATCATCCTAAAATTGATGTCTTGGGAGGGCTAACTATTTAGCATAACGTCATTTTATACGCTAAAAGACTGACTATTATTGGTGTGTATCCAATATTTAAAATTGACCACTCTACTCTGATAGACAAAGATATGAACCAGCTAAACTAAATGCCACAAAGGTATTATTATATTAGAGTACACTTGCGCTACGCTTGCTCGTTAAAGCATTTGGTTTACGTTGCCTGCCTAGTATATTACTTGCTACGAACAGCACGCACATATCCCTCATTCGTACCACCAAAATCTGTGACATTAGGTTC
Proteins encoded in this window:
- the accD gene encoding acetyl-CoA carboxylase, carboxyltransferase subunit beta translates to MANNMTDTINKSETQDDSATDATATQAGHSWFNRPVPGVKQQLMAPLTAVETEPSTKCSNCHSVITNTALIFNCYVCPICDHHLPMSARERLQWFLDEVDGELGQEFTAKDPLRFVDSKPYPARMEEAQAKTGETEALIVLHGKLRNIEVVACAFDFKFMGGSMGSVVGDRFVQAAEKSLADRKPLICFAASGGARMQEGILSLMQMARTAAAVERLRLAGVPYIVVLTNPVYGGVTASLAMLGDIHLAEPKAMIGFAGKRVIEQTVRETLEEPFQRAEFLLEHGVVDEVVHRHQLVDTTYRLLAKLCHQPNVDA
- a CDS encoding DUF2726 domain-containing protein, whose protein sequence is MSLGVIFLILAGAFLVLIILPKVLKSRPANKEPDPQPVRGDDLAIWPFTPMPIMTDTEVIFFHKLQNALPEYHIFVQVQLSRIIEANSDEASERSFWFNRICRQSVDYVITDIDGQTTLVAIELDDWTHSSKSRQKADDKKDKALASAGIAIVRFHAERMPSADMLRYEIMQVIETY
- a CDS encoding DUF1853 family protein encodes the protein MSDSALLFSSSTLANEAPWEQFKRPYVRDLAYVLACPDVLTRWIDFSPQQNTHTIEVHSSEFWLTQFEAYQQRLHELDNTTAYQQLTRYLIRRPSPKRLGFHFEGLLSFWLTDGYTHGLHAHEMLASNVQLYQGKQTIGELDLILYNHRDKLTEHWELAIKFFMGSAPFVPSSWVGINSNDNLQRKMTHMQTKQFRSVWVDTDTDTDTENRGRVKIDKRYAVIKGRFFLPIHNTDFIYPDWLAKDFPLHRWCDKQDNATLATLDTNNLRQATYVEWFTKRSFYDERLPSVDWVDEQSLVTGLYFYGDRAIVIHPHVSGHSDNWL
- a CDS encoding LysM peptidoglycan-binding domain-containing protein codes for the protein MNFSRQALLGIGMILGGSVMLYAMVQQIGASDEQASAPVVVEQAEVAPATSRPLTTDIDTETRLLAQKQQERIARIKAQEERAEQFLTEQESAEAQALAKARAENQRYLDNTTPAVEIDSDEASVATQTAIATPQVQPRIDKVEPPVTPKPSASTNASNNASTTNDEVQKAAQAKQAAAKKSAEDAAKKTAQLKKQADAELAATKKAAQKEADAQKKAKRKAEDDKKAAEVAKTEPPKAPTDYKVQSGDGLIKLAREYNVPVAALAQANNTSPSASLKLGQTITIPSRKQVQRLEREAAEAEKARAAEQAKAEKSAKDRREAQQKLREARKEVKETDAKGSFGVQVSLASNQAKADEVAKKFKAAGYDVKTSATSRGVRVVVGPERGKIAALALKDKVNSDPKVDTTGAWVLYW
- the bioA gene encoding adenosylmethionine--8-amino-7-oxononanoate transaminase — its product is MADNLHSIDEKSNAHTGSEVVDPFDHNHLWHPYSTLPPAYPNVIIERCNGVYLYTKSGEQLIDGMSSWWACVHGYNHPKLNHAIHEQLAKMSHVMFGGLTHQPAIDLGKKLLSIVPQGLDAIFYADSGSISVEVALKMAMQYQLAKNKPEKNKIATTYSGYYGDTWHAMSICDPVCGMHSIYGSQLPVQLFTDKPIEGFKSEMTGSESDKLAQFFEENHDGMAAFIIEPIVQGAGGMRFYSPQYLQLLRQLCSQYDVLMIADEIATGFGRTGKMFACEHASISPDIMTVGKALTGGYMTFAATLCQCYVADIIANSRYAALMHGPTFMGNPLACSVAIASLDLLIEHDYPARARQIQHYLQSHLSEVADYSEVADVRILGAIGVIELKETIDMPKFQKLLLINKIWVRPFGKLIYIMPPIIMTESEIAKLCCRLKAVIRQYLALGAD
- the folC gene encoding bifunctional tetrahydrofolate synthase/dihydrofolate synthase, yielding MSLPLHPDSTPDTPKLDANLSEWLNYMQQIHVSAIDMGLARVLPVAESLGLVQSAKDDAFVFTVAGTNGKGSTTAVISALCQAAGYKTALYQSPHLSQFNERIRIDGEMVSDRTLIDAFNKVEAARLTCALTLSFFEMTTLAALLIFAEANCDVWVLEVGLGGRLDVVNIIDADMAVITNIGIDHVDWLGDNLEAIGREKAGILRDDITLIYGSTEMPNSVQQLIDEHRATCYQVSKDFSFQAQDKDTWHYSNAALTLQLPRPALSLTNTANALSAVLASPLNVDIDAIERALTTVKLAGRFDYREIRDRHWLFDVAHNEQGVEFLLAQLVPLWQQHLADINSAQQDAADVKESNIKILFSMLADKDINRVVEQLTQAHLPITDWYIGEIDYPRAASIEQLETVVASYVDKSNCHAFANLPQATAAVIANSQPQDLIVVCGSFHTIGETLTALAAD
- the trpA gene encoding tryptophan synthase subunit alpha, encoding MTRIESTFETLKSQNKKALIPYVMAGDPNPTTTVGLLHDLVKHGADMIEVGLPFSDPMADGPTVALAGERALAAGTSTREALNMVAEFRRQDTQTPIILMGYLNPVEIIGYDNFVALCERSGVDGILMVDLPPAEAGSFTQHLTEHSMNEIFLLSPTTLAERRQQVLTHCGGYIYYVSLKGVTGSATLDTDDVATQVQAIKAETDLPVCVGFGIRDGASAKAIGEHADGIIVGSALVQNFADIDANDANAVAAAQQRIMTKMDELRTALDSL
- a CDS encoding 8-amino-7-oxononanoate synthase, producing MTGPTLTSVSDHLDELNAKDQYRKLPIIKHRDQWIISNDNSLLNISSNDYLGLGSDTRLQTQFLDQLQALPDSLLPSMGSTSSRLLTGNHEQLQLLEEELLQWYQLALSPQQRQTSTKSVLVMNSGYHANIGILPALAKLPLHTLILSDELIHASIIDGIRLISNKQCAKQRYRHNDLEHLASIIESADTSIERIIIVTESIFSMDGDRADLKALVELKACDPRIELYVDEAHAVGVLGRNGLGLSEETQTLEAIDYLVGTFGKAFASMGAYIICDEKVRHWLINQMRSFIFSTALPPITHSWTRFILAKMPSLHHLRTHLAQLSLQLVEAIEGGSTACYQSPIIPFITGDNASAVNKARELRDAGFYVLPIRPPTVPVGTARIRMVMNAKLTVEDCTRLISHL